One segment of Niveibacterium microcysteis DNA contains the following:
- a CDS encoding chemotaxis protein CheW, which translates to MVDANMQMTVAQEGRVVAGEFLTFTLGGEEYAIDILKVQEIRGYDAVTRIAGAPEFIKGVINLRGIIVPIVDLRIKFKAGTAEFTPFTVVIILNVGARVVGVVVDGVSDVLTLAPEQIRPAPEFSSAIRTEYIVGLASVAERMLILLDIERLMSASEMALVDEAIL; encoded by the coding sequence ATGGTTGACGCCAACATGCAGATGACGGTCGCGCAGGAAGGGCGTGTGGTGGCAGGCGAATTCCTGACCTTCACGCTGGGCGGCGAGGAATACGCGATCGACATCCTGAAGGTTCAGGAAATCCGCGGCTACGACGCGGTGACGCGCATTGCCGGCGCGCCGGAATTCATCAAGGGTGTCATCAATCTGCGCGGCATCATCGTGCCGATCGTGGATTTGCGGATCAAGTTCAAAGCGGGTACCGCGGAATTCACGCCCTTCACCGTGGTGATCATCCTCAATGTTGGGGCGCGGGTAGTCGGCGTGGTGGTTGATGGCGTGTCGGACGTGCTGACCCTGGCACCCGAACAGATACGCCCTGCGCCGGAGTTCAGCTCCGCGATCCGCACCGAGTACATCGTCGGCCTCGCCTCGGTGGCAGAGCGCATGCTGATCCTGCTCGACATCGAACGCCTGATGAGCGCCAGCGAAATGGCGCTTGTTGACGAAGCCATTCTCTGA
- a CDS encoding chemotaxis protein CheW: MSFDMSQFHAVFFEESREHLENMESLLLAVDVAAPESGDLPAIFRAAHSIKGSAATFGFTDVAELTHVMETLLDLVRNGAITLTEEMVDACLAAGDVLRNLLDAHQGHGEADHAAAEAMRARLAVLAEEAQRAVGAIPAAPGTHKRARTYQLGFAMLPGDPQADESVANLIAELKELGEVIDARPPAEGARTWSVKLASDVDPETLRTVLEFVVDSASVSIDVVDAAPVAPKADEAFGLFDDAPGAPAAEETAYGFFEPLSEPAPTSSSDDPGYGFFETLPDAASAATSDAADGSYGFFEPLPQPAMAAERLSPAIAATTEVAPRGTTTPAAQPAKDAAARPVSKSDASSIRVNIERVDQMINLVGELVITQAMISQAAGALDPVLYERLHNGIALLERNTRDLQESVMSIRMLPISTVFNRFPRVVRDLSGKLGKRVELVTGGENTELDKGLVELIADPLTHLIRNSLDHGIESPERRREAGKSETGRINLRAYHQSGNIVIEVADDGAGLNRNRILAKARERGLPVSDSMTDQEVFQLIFEPGFSTAEQVTDVSGRGVGMDVVKRNIGSLGGRIELDSMLGVGTRVTVRLPLTLAILDGMSVGLAGETYIIPLDYVVESLQPTAAMLKAVSGVERLLDVRGEYLPIVDLHEAFDTPGERSAYEAGIMVILESDGNKVAAFVDALIGQHQVVIKSLEANYRRVPGISGATIMGDGHVALIVDPPQLVSMARRAGQGAA, translated from the coding sequence ATGTCATTCGACATGAGCCAGTTCCACGCGGTGTTCTTCGAGGAATCCCGCGAGCACCTCGAGAACATGGAGTCCTTGCTGCTTGCCGTTGACGTTGCGGCGCCCGAGAGTGGCGATTTGCCCGCCATCTTCCGGGCGGCACATTCGATCAAGGGCTCGGCGGCGACCTTCGGATTCACCGATGTCGCCGAGCTGACGCATGTGATGGAGACGTTGCTCGATCTCGTGCGCAACGGGGCCATCACGCTGACCGAAGAAATGGTCGACGCTTGCCTCGCAGCAGGCGACGTACTGCGCAATTTGCTCGACGCCCATCAGGGCCATGGCGAGGCCGACCATGCCGCGGCGGAAGCGATGCGTGCGCGCCTTGCCGTGCTCGCCGAAGAGGCGCAGCGTGCGGTCGGCGCGATACCGGCAGCACCGGGTACCCACAAACGGGCGCGCACCTACCAGCTGGGCTTTGCGATGCTGCCGGGCGATCCGCAGGCGGACGAATCGGTTGCCAATCTGATCGCCGAGCTCAAGGAGCTGGGGGAAGTCATCGATGCTCGCCCGCCTGCCGAAGGCGCTCGCACCTGGTCGGTGAAACTGGCGAGCGATGTCGATCCTGAAACCTTGCGAACGGTATTGGAGTTCGTTGTCGACAGCGCTTCTGTGTCGATCGATGTCGTCGATGCCGCACCGGTGGCGCCGAAGGCCGACGAGGCCTTTGGTCTCTTCGATGATGCGCCGGGCGCCCCGGCCGCCGAAGAGACGGCGTACGGCTTCTTCGAACCTCTGAGCGAACCGGCCCCGACAAGCTCAAGCGACGATCCGGGATACGGCTTCTTCGAAACGCTGCCCGATGCAGCGTCCGCTGCGACGAGCGATGCCGCCGATGGCTCCTACGGTTTCTTCGAGCCGTTGCCGCAGCCCGCGATGGCGGCAGAGCGTCTGTCGCCGGCGATTGCTGCCACGACGGAAGTTGCCCCGCGCGGCACCACAACGCCCGCCGCTCAGCCGGCGAAGGATGCCGCCGCGCGGCCCGTCAGCAAGTCGGACGCCAGCTCGATCCGCGTGAACATCGAGCGCGTCGATCAGATGATCAACCTCGTCGGCGAGCTGGTGATCACCCAGGCCATGATCAGCCAGGCCGCCGGCGCGCTGGACCCGGTGCTGTACGAGCGCCTGCATAACGGCATTGCGCTGCTCGAACGCAACACCCGTGATCTGCAGGAATCGGTGATGTCGATCCGCATGCTGCCGATCTCGACGGTATTCAATCGCTTCCCGCGCGTGGTGCGTGATCTCTCCGGCAAGCTCGGAAAGCGCGTCGAACTGGTCACCGGGGGTGAGAACACTGAGCTGGACAAGGGGTTGGTGGAGTTGATTGCTGACCCGCTGACGCACCTGATCCGCAACAGCCTCGATCACGGCATCGAATCGCCGGAGCGGCGGCGCGAGGCGGGCAAGAGCGAAACCGGCCGCATCAACCTGCGTGCCTACCACCAGAGCGGCAATATCGTCATCGAGGTGGCGGACGACGGCGCGGGGCTCAATCGCAACCGCATTCTCGCCAAGGCACGCGAGCGCGGCTTGCCGGTGTCGGACAGCATGACCGATCAGGAAGTGTTCCAGCTGATTTTCGAGCCGGGCTTCTCTACCGCCGAGCAGGTCACGGACGTCTCCGGCCGCGGCGTCGGCATGGATGTGGTGAAGCGCAACATCGGGTCGCTGGGTGGCCGCATCGAGCTCGACTCGATGCTGGGTGTCGGCACCCGCGTAACGGTGCGTCTGCCGCTGACACTGGCGATTCTGGATGGCATGTCGGTCGGCCTTGCCGGCGAGACCTACATCATTCCGCTCGACTACGTTGTCGAGTCGCTGCAGCCAACGGCGGCGATGCTCAAGGCGGTGTCAGGCGTGGAGCGCTTGCTCGATGTGCGCGGTGAATACCTGCCCATCGTCGACCTGCACGAAGCCTTCGATACGCCGGGCGAGCGCAGTGCGTACGAGGCCGGAATCATGGTGATCCTTGAGTCGGACGGCAACAAGGTTGCCGCGTTCGTCGACGCACTGATCGGCCAGCACCAGGTCGTGATCAAGAGTCTGGAAGCCAATTACCGACGGGTGCCCGGCATTTCCGGCGCCACCATCATGGGTGACGGCCACGTCGCGCTGATCGTCGACCCACCCCAGCTTGTGAGCATGGCGCGCCGCGCCGGCCAGGGCGCAGCATGA
- a CDS encoding response regulator encodes MAKTVLTVDDSASIRQMVSFTLKSAGYDVLEAVDGMDGLEKAKGRPVSLVLTDQNMPRMDGLSLIKQLRALPQYRSVPILMLTTESSDTMKQQGRAAGATGWLVKPFDPQKLIEVVKKVIG; translated from the coding sequence ATGGCAAAGACGGTTCTCACGGTAGATGACTCGGCTTCGATCCGGCAGATGGTCTCTTTCACGCTCAAGAGTGCTGGCTACGACGTGCTGGAGGCCGTAGACGGCATGGATGGGCTGGAGAAGGCGAAGGGCCGCCCGGTATCACTGGTGCTGACGGACCAGAACATGCCGCGCATGGATGGCCTCAGCCTGATCAAGCAATTGCGCGCGCTGCCCCAATACCGCAGCGTGCCGATCCTGATGCTGACCACCGAGTCGTCCGACACCATGAAGCAGCAAGGGCGTGCCGCGGGGGCCACGGGGTGGCTGGTCAAGCCTTTTGATCCGCAGAAGCTCATCGAGGTCGTCAAGAAGGTCATCGGCTGA
- a CDS encoding methyl-accepting chemotaxis protein: protein MKFSKRSAMSVGAGLSVVATVLAWWFAWPGLAAALVAAAPWAICVALIEAGEERGAVRQVEPVAGPLPSSLGDAGNSAAAQLDAVRGEVERIRSLLQDAIQKLGDSFNGMHTHTLAQREIALQITAQGSDDVAHQDGFDRFVSNTSTVMQRIVDSVIENSRIAMELVELTETISKRATDVEQILGEIGAIAKQTNLLALNAAIEAARAGEAGRGFAVVADEVRDLSARTSSFSQQIGGLMQSMRDGVRSTEAAISQMASQDMTFALNSKSEVEEVLAAVERLNAQRRQGVEQLSQHSSAMDDEVNRAIMAMQFQDMVSQLVGHVLQRVDALEALAKSIGELAAAQALPGVRERAEQAITARVNALPAIKDVHTVNQARIAVGDIELF from the coding sequence ATGAAGTTCAGCAAACGATCTGCAATGAGCGTCGGTGCGGGCCTGAGCGTAGTGGCGACGGTGCTTGCATGGTGGTTTGCGTGGCCTGGTCTTGCCGCGGCTCTCGTGGCGGCAGCGCCATGGGCAATCTGTGTCGCCCTGATTGAGGCTGGCGAGGAGCGGGGTGCCGTGAGGCAAGTCGAGCCCGTGGCTGGCCCATTGCCCTCCAGTTTGGGTGATGCCGGCAACAGTGCCGCCGCGCAACTCGACGCGGTTCGTGGCGAGGTCGAGCGGATCCGCAGCCTGCTGCAGGACGCGATCCAGAAGCTGGGTGACAGCTTCAACGGTATGCATACCCATACCCTTGCACAGCGAGAGATCGCCTTGCAGATCACGGCGCAAGGTTCGGACGACGTGGCGCATCAGGATGGCTTCGACCGTTTTGTCAGCAACACCTCAACGGTGATGCAACGCATCGTTGATAGCGTGATCGAGAACAGTCGGATCGCGATGGAGTTGGTTGAACTGACCGAGACGATTTCGAAACGCGCGACCGATGTAGAGCAGATCCTTGGCGAGATCGGCGCGATCGCAAAGCAGACGAACCTGCTCGCGCTCAATGCTGCGATCGAGGCTGCACGTGCGGGGGAGGCGGGCCGGGGCTTCGCCGTGGTGGCTGACGAAGTGCGCGACCTGTCTGCCCGCACCAGTTCGTTCTCGCAACAGATTGGTGGCCTGATGCAATCGATGCGGGATGGTGTGCGCAGCACCGAAGCGGCGATCTCGCAGATGGCGTCGCAGGACATGACCTTTGCGCTGAACTCGAAGAGCGAGGTCGAAGAGGTGCTGGCGGCGGTTGAGCGCCTCAACGCCCAGCGCCGCCAGGGCGTAGAGCAACTCAGCCAGCATTCGAGCGCGATGGACGACGAAGTGAACCGCGCGATCATGGCGATGCAGTTTCAGGACATGGTCTCGCAGTTGGTCGGCCATGTGCTGCAGCGCGTGGATGCGCTGGAAGCCCTCGCGAAGTCGATCGGCGAACTGGCGGCCGCCCAAGCGCTGCCTGGTGTGCGTGAGCGAGCCGAGCAGGCCATTACGGCGCGCGTCAATGCGCTGCCCGCGATCAAGGATGTGCATACGGTGAATCAGGCTCGGATCGCGGTTGGCGATATCGAGCTGTTCTGA
- the motB gene encoding flagellar motor protein MotB, translated as MAEATQQPIVIKRIKKGGGGAHGGAWKIAYADFVTAMMAFFLLMWLLGSTTEGDLKGISDYFQAPVKMSAQGGRGTGDATSVIPGGGNDLTKSVGQVANADYDQPKKRLRQPKLMPADNEAIERARFEEVKQKLEAMIEASPVLRPFAKQLLLDITSEGLRIQIVDEKNRPMFDSGGATLKPYTREILHAVAQTLNEVGNRISVSGHTDATQYAGGDRGFGNWELSADRANACRRELVFGGLTDDRVARVVGLAATIPLKAEDPYDPINRRISIVVLNKRAEEQLATAGRTLEVSGAAPTASDVGREMDGNAVRPAQ; from the coding sequence ATGGCCGAAGCTACCCAACAACCAATTGTCATCAAGCGCATCAAGAAGGGCGGCGGTGGTGCGCATGGCGGTGCATGGAAGATCGCGTACGCGGACTTCGTCACCGCGATGATGGCTTTCTTCCTGCTGATGTGGCTGCTGGGTTCAACCACCGAGGGCGACCTAAAAGGCATCTCGGATTACTTTCAGGCACCGGTCAAGATGTCCGCACAGGGCGGGCGGGGGACCGGCGATGCGACATCGGTGATCCCCGGCGGCGGCAACGACCTCACCAAATCGGTCGGCCAAGTGGCCAACGCCGACTACGACCAGCCGAAGAAGCGTCTGCGCCAACCTAAGCTCATGCCGGCCGATAACGAGGCAATCGAGCGCGCGCGTTTCGAGGAAGTGAAACAGAAGCTCGAAGCGATGATCGAGGCGTCACCAGTGCTGCGCCCGTTCGCCAAACAACTGCTGCTCGACATCACGTCGGAAGGTCTGCGGATCCAGATCGTCGACGAGAAGAACCGGCCAATGTTCGATAGCGGTGGGGCGACGCTCAAGCCCTACACCCGCGAGATCCTGCACGCGGTTGCACAGACGCTTAACGAGGTCGGCAACCGCATCAGCGTATCCGGCCATACCGATGCCACCCAGTACGCCGGGGGCGACCGCGGCTTTGGCAACTGGGAACTCTCCGCCGATCGCGCCAATGCCTGCCGGCGCGAACTGGTCTTTGGCGGGCTGACTGATGACCGGGTGGCGCGCGTGGTGGGCCTCGCCGCGACGATTCCACTCAAAGCCGAAGATCCGTACGACCCGATCAACCGCCGGATCAGCATCGTGGTGCTGAACAAGCGCGCTGAGGAGCAACTCGCAACGGCAGGTCGCACGCTGGAGGTCAGCGGCGCGGCACCGACTGCCAGTGATGTCGGGCGCGAAATGGACGGCAACGCAGTAAGGCCGGCGCAGTAA
- the motA gene encoding flagellar motor stator protein MotA → MFLIIGYVIILAASVGTYAIHGSLAALWVPTEYIAILGLMIGGLVAGNSLKTIKSVAGAVPGVFKGSPYNKAMYVDLLAMLYEILAKVRKEGLMSIENDIENPESSAIFGKYPSVTGDHHAMEFLTDYLRMMVGGNLNAFEIENLMDMEIETHHQEAHTPVHAVTKMADGVPAFGIVVAVMGVVNVMGSVGQPPAVLGKMIGGALVGTFLGILLSYGFVGPLAGQMEQKMEEGGKIFQCIKVVLLASMNGYAPQVAIEFGRKVLFSTDRPGFKELEDEIKSRKK, encoded by the coding sequence ATGTTCCTGATCATTGGCTACGTGATCATCCTCGCCGCGTCAGTCGGCACATATGCGATCCACGGCAGCCTTGCGGCGTTGTGGGTCCCCACCGAGTACATCGCAATCCTCGGTTTGATGATTGGCGGCCTTGTGGCCGGCAATAGTCTCAAGACCATCAAGTCGGTCGCCGGGGCCGTTCCAGGCGTATTCAAGGGATCGCCTTACAACAAGGCGATGTACGTTGATTTGCTCGCGATGCTCTATGAGATCCTCGCCAAGGTGCGCAAGGAAGGGTTGATGTCGATCGAGAACGACATCGAAAACCCCGAGAGCAGCGCGATCTTTGGCAAGTACCCGAGCGTCACTGGTGATCACCATGCGATGGAGTTCCTGACCGACTATCTGCGCATGATGGTCGGCGGCAACCTCAATGCCTTCGAGATCGAAAACCTGATGGACATGGAGATCGAGACCCACCATCAGGAGGCACACACACCGGTGCACGCGGTGACCAAAATGGCCGACGGCGTTCCGGCCTTCGGTATCGTCGTCGCGGTGATGGGCGTGGTGAACGTGATGGGCTCGGTCGGTCAGCCGCCTGCGGTGCTCGGCAAGATGATCGGCGGCGCGCTCGTCGGTACCTTCCTCGGCATCCTGCTTTCCTACGGTTTCGTTGGTCCGCTGGCTGGCCAGATGGAACAGAAGATGGAAGAGGGCGGAAAGATCTTCCAGTGCATCAAGGTGGTACTGCTCGCAAGCATGAACGGCTATGCGCCGCAGGTCGCCATCGAATTTGGCCGTAAGGTGTTGTTCTCGACGGACCGCCCCGGCTTCAAGGAACTCGAAGACGAGATCAAGAGCCGCAAGAAGTAA
- the flhC gene encoding flagellar transcriptional regulator FlhC has product MATRSVVQDAIDTQSAIEMIRMGARMQMLEAETSLSRERLLRLYKEVRGESPPKGMLPFSTDWFMTWQQNIHASLFMGFHRFLQEHGGQRGLESVLSAYRLYIAHCEEHDLERVLSLTRAWTLIRFFDAHMLQLAGCTRCGGRYVAHAYDPTHDYVCGLCNVPSRAGKTRRAAAQSDASLTG; this is encoded by the coding sequence ATGGCAACCCGAAGCGTGGTGCAGGATGCGATCGATACCCAGAGTGCGATCGAGATGATTCGCATGGGGGCGCGCATGCAGATGCTGGAGGCGGAGACCTCCTTGTCGCGCGAGCGGTTGCTGCGCCTCTACAAGGAAGTGCGCGGCGAATCGCCGCCGAAGGGCATGCTGCCGTTCTCGACCGACTGGTTCATGACCTGGCAACAGAACATTCATGCTTCGCTGTTCATGGGGTTTCATCGGTTTCTGCAAGAGCATGGCGGGCAACGCGGACTTGAGTCGGTGCTCTCGGCCTATCGCTTGTACATCGCCCACTGCGAAGAGCACGATCTTGAGCGCGTCTTGAGCCTGACGCGCGCCTGGACGCTGATCCGTTTTTTTGACGCGCACATGTTGCAACTCGCCGGCTGCACTCGCTGTGGTGGCCGCTACGTTGCGCACGCCTACGACCCGACGCACGACTACGTCTGTGGGCTGTGCAACGTACCCTCGCGTGCGGGCAAGACCCGCCGCGCCGCCGCCCAAAGCGACGCCAGTCTGACCGGCTGA
- the flhD gene encoding flagellar transcriptional regulator FlhD codes for MRTANLAEEIRELNLSYLMLAQRLLLEDRQAGMFRLGVGEDAADVLESLSPAQILRMSSSGMMLCQVRFDERLLLELLANHEREPAVASIHAAILAASRPVENLA; via the coding sequence ATGCGCACGGCAAACTTGGCGGAAGAGATCCGCGAACTGAATCTGTCCTACCTGATGCTGGCCCAGCGACTGCTGCTGGAAGACCGGCAGGCGGGCATGTTCCGCCTGGGTGTGGGTGAAGACGCGGCCGATGTGCTCGAGTCGCTCTCTCCGGCGCAGATTCTGCGCATGTCGAGCTCGGGCATGATGCTATGCCAGGTCCGCTTCGACGAGCGCCTGCTGCTCGAACTGCTCGCCAACCACGAGCGCGAGCCCGCAGTTGCAAGCATTCACGCCGCAATCCTGGCGGCCAGCCGCCCGGTCGAAAACCTCGCCTGA
- a CDS encoding HDOD domain-containing protein encodes MDRPAGIADVPGQRVAGRDPVRDRGAALGAEVHGLVFRRGASSGDCKPGLVRGGAAFARAALKFCECRSLIERMQQKDAYMTGNASLNGLSKLERLRATGNLPSPKGVALAIMRATQGDDISIAELGRIIKTDPAFVGRLIKAANGHLGYGRHPIASVQDALMVLGMPAVRALALGFSLLSSHRSGACQSFDYEGFWASSLMRATAMQAITLRTRAAPADEAYCVGLLSRIGELAMATLYPEQYGDLLRLSAAGSDELVAREQAAFALDHRELSGLMLADWGMPRTFAQVVAVHGQPEHAWPADDSREATLCRSLALAAELGRLCETERSEHARRVPSIVALASSLQIDGAELNETCDAAIRDWSEWSSLLQLAPVQIDAFSSLVERSAVAAPEPVTQAAPAVAAPTDVAVPPPAKRHMRVLVVESDAAVRASIRTLLHDAGHEVHEVDTIAQAAEAAILTQPHLMIVEWSLSDGSGLKLVERLRQTRVGRSIYVLVLTSHENEQRLVEAFECGVDDFITKPINGRVLLARMRAGLRVVKLHEEIERDREEIRHFASELAVSNRRLQDVALTDVLTALPNRRYFIDRVEQEWSAASRSQRPMVCMAIEVDGLAQIRSTYGQMIGDAVVKHVGSVLKQALRTHDVLARTDDGVFSVLCPDTDVQGAGLVAERLRQQVEATPFRVDRLQLRIAVQIGLAQRNSSMSAPETLISEASSELSASKGAVAGTGRAAGFALFSEREGVVTP; translated from the coding sequence ATGGATCGTCCCGCAGGCATCGCAGACGTGCCGGGGCAGCGTGTCGCCGGGAGGGATCCGGTGCGCGACCGGGGCGCCGCATTGGGAGCAGAAGTTCATGGCCTGGTTTTCAGGAGGGGCGCGAGCAGCGGCGATTGTAAACCAGGGCTGGTGCGGGGCGGCGCAGCGTTTGCGAGAGCAGCCCTAAAGTTCTGCGAGTGCCGGTCGTTAATCGAGCGAATGCAGCAAAAAGACGCTTACATGACTGGTAATGCTTCCCTGAACGGTCTCTCAAAGCTTGAGCGTCTGCGTGCGACTGGTAATCTGCCGTCGCCTAAAGGTGTTGCGCTCGCGATCATGCGGGCCACGCAAGGCGACGATATTTCGATCGCCGAGCTGGGTCGCATCATCAAGACCGACCCCGCTTTCGTCGGGCGCCTGATCAAGGCCGCGAACGGCCATCTTGGCTACGGCCGCCATCCGATCGCCTCGGTGCAGGATGCGCTGATGGTGCTCGGCATGCCTGCGGTGCGGGCGCTGGCGCTCGGCTTCTCGCTGCTGTCGAGCCATCGCAGTGGGGCATGCCAGAGCTTTGACTACGAGGGTTTCTGGGCTTCCTCCCTCATGCGCGCCACGGCGATGCAGGCGATCACGCTGCGTACGCGTGCGGCACCTGCGGACGAGGCCTATTGCGTCGGTTTGCTGTCGCGTATCGGCGAGCTGGCGATGGCCACCTTGTATCCAGAGCAGTACGGCGACCTGCTGCGCCTGAGTGCAGCCGGTTCCGATGAGCTGGTGGCGCGCGAGCAGGCCGCGTTCGCGCTCGATCACCGTGAGCTGTCCGGTCTGATGCTTGCAGATTGGGGCATGCCGCGTACCTTCGCGCAGGTGGTAGCAGTGCATGGGCAGCCGGAACATGCCTGGCCGGCGGATGATTCGCGTGAGGCGACGCTGTGTCGGTCGCTGGCCTTGGCTGCTGAGCTTGGGCGCCTCTGCGAGACCGAGCGGAGCGAACATGCCCGGCGGGTGCCGTCTATCGTCGCGCTGGCTTCAAGCCTGCAGATTGATGGCGCCGAATTGAATGAAACCTGCGACGCCGCGATTCGCGATTGGTCGGAGTGGTCGTCGCTGCTGCAACTAGCCCCCGTCCAGATTGACGCTTTTTCGAGCCTCGTCGAGCGCAGTGCAGTGGCCGCGCCGGAGCCTGTGACGCAGGCGGCTCCCGCTGTGGCGGCCCCAACGGATGTTGCCGTGCCGCCACCGGCAAAACGCCATATGCGGGTACTGGTGGTTGAGTCTGACGCTGCGGTGAGGGCCTCGATTCGTACGCTGCTCCACGACGCCGGCCATGAAGTCCATGAGGTCGACACGATCGCGCAGGCGGCCGAGGCGGCGATCCTGACGCAGCCGCATTTGATGATCGTCGAGTGGTCCTTGTCCGACGGCAGCGGCCTGAAGCTTGTAGAGCGGCTGCGGCAGACGCGCGTCGGGCGCAGCATCTACGTGCTGGTGCTGACCAGCCATGAGAACGAACAGCGTTTGGTCGAAGCCTTCGAATGTGGCGTGGATGACTTCATTACCAAGCCGATCAACGGCCGCGTGCTGCTGGCGCGTATGCGCGCCGGGTTGCGTGTGGTGAAGCTGCATGAAGAGATCGAGCGCGATCGCGAGGAGATCCGCCATTTCGCGTCGGAATTGGCAGTCTCGAATCGCCGCTTGCAGGATGTCGCGCTGACCGATGTGCTGACGGCACTGCCGAACCGGCGCTACTTCATCGATCGCGTCGAGCAGGAGTGGTCGGCCGCTTCGCGCAGCCAGCGCCCGATGGTTTGCATGGCGATCGAAGTGGATGGCTTGGCCCAGATCCGCTCGACCTACGGTCAGATGATTGGCGACGCGGTGGTCAAGCATGTTGGCAGTGTCCTGAAGCAGGCCCTTCGCACCCACGATGTGTTGGCGCGAACAGACGACGGCGTGTTTTCGGTGTTGTGTCCCGACACCGATGTGCAGGGTGCGGGCCTTGTTGCCGAGCGTCTGCGTCAGCAAGTGGAGGCAACGCCGTTCCGGGTTGATCGGCTCCAGCTTCGAATTGCTGTCCAGATCGGGTTGGCGCAGCGGAATTCGTCGATGAGTGCACCTGAAACCCTCATCAGCGAGGCCTCAAGTGAACTTTCTGCCTCAAAGGGCGCTGTTGCCGGCACAGGCCGGGCGGCCGGTTTTGCTCTTTTTTCGGAGCGAGAGGGTGTTGTAACGCCTTGA
- a CDS encoding NUDIX hydrolase, translating to MNFCSQCGAPVAHRIPPGDTLPRHVCDACGTIHYSNPKMVVGAIPEWEDRILLCRRAIEPRYGKWTLPAGFMENDETTAQAAARETAEEACARIDVGDMYSLINVAHISQVHILYRARLLDLDFRPGEESLETRLFAEHEIPWDELAFRSVAMTLRLYFEDRRKGQYRFHVADIPAPTTPA from the coding sequence ATGAACTTCTGCTCCCAATGCGGCGCCCCGGTCGCGCACCGGATCCCTCCCGGCGACACGCTGCCCCGGCACGTCTGCGATGCCTGCGGGACGATCCATTACAGCAACCCGAAGATGGTCGTCGGCGCCATTCCCGAGTGGGAAGACCGCATCCTGCTGTGCCGCCGCGCCATCGAGCCCCGCTATGGCAAGTGGACGCTGCCCGCTGGCTTCATGGAAAACGACGAAACCACTGCGCAAGCGGCGGCCAGAGAAACTGCCGAAGAAGCCTGCGCGCGAATCGATGTCGGCGACATGTATTCGCTGATCAACGTCGCGCACATCAGCCAGGTCCATATCCTGTACCGCGCACGCTTGCTGGATCTCGACTTCCGGCCCGGAGAGGAGTCGCTTGAGACCCGCCTCTTCGCCGAGCATGAAATCCCTTGGGACGAACTCGCCTTCCGCTCTGTCGCGATGACGCTGCGCCTTTACTTCGAGGATCGCCGCAAGGGGCAGTACCGCTTTCACGTCGCCGACATCCCTGCCCCTACGACGCCCGCATGA